Proteins encoded by one window of Paroedura picta isolate Pp20150507F chromosome 11, Ppicta_v3.0, whole genome shotgun sequence:
- the LOC143820940 gene encoding uncharacterized protein LOC143820940 isoform X1, which translates to MGSGLLWAVAAALAVAALPGPGQAAELREAAWETKGEPPKGDLGTPQLYSTTTHLRRPRNKTRNFRTGSFSILSRKSAVNLNLLLDGDKGNASHPKRDAISNHDPCLGCCGTAWPGHPGSSESQPSVGDSGPAATTAVPRRNGTWGSPHPGAYTPMRRMQMTGSLSGTISARPKEDNPTPDRCYGCCGVTTTGSANSPGRREMGHGSSKKPASGGSSSKGAWRPVLDSKDPNQHPSQTEGDEGWPASPRGAVPPWHNHAGQ; encoded by the exons ATGGGCTCTGGGCTGCTGTGGGCTGTGGCGGCTGCCCTGGCGGTGGCTGCCCTCCCTGGTCCGGGGCAGGCGGCAGAACTGCGAGAAGCTGCTTGGGAGACCaag GGTGAGCCCCCCAAAGGGGATTTGGGGACTCCGCAGCTGTACAGCACCACCACCCACCTGCGGCGCCCGAGGAACAAAACCAGGAATTTCCGGACGGGCAGCTTCTCCATCCTGAGCAGAAAAAGTGCAGTGAACTTG AACCTTCTGCTAGATGGGGACAAGGGAAACGCCAGCCACCCAAAGAGGGATGCCATCTCCAACCACGATCCTTGCCTGGGGTGCTGCGGGACTGCATGGCCTGGCCATCCGGGAAGCAGCGAG AGCCAGCCCTCTGTGGGGGATTCAGGCCCTGCCGCCACAACTGCCGTGCCAAGGAGAAATGGAACCTGGGGGAGTCCCCATCCTGGCGCTTACACCCCCATGAGAAGAATGCAGATG ACCGGATCCTTGTCTGGTACAATCTCGGCCCGCCCCAAGGAGGACAACCCCACCCCTGACCGCTGCTATGGGTGCTGTGGGGTGACTACGACAGGCAGTGCGAACTCCCCAGGAAGAAGAGAgatgggccacggctcctccaaGAAGCCCGCCTCAGGG GGCAGTTCCAGCAAAGGGGCCTGGAGGCCTGTGTTGGACAGCAAAGACCCCAACCAGCACCCTTCCCAGACGGAAGGAGATGAGGGCTGGCCTGCCTCCCCCAGGGGTGCTGTTCCACCCTGGCACAACCACGCAGGCCAGTGA
- the LOC143820940 gene encoding uncharacterized protein LOC143820940 isoform X2: MGSGLLWAVAAALAVAALPGPGQAAELREAAWETKGEPPKGDLGTPQLYSTTTHLRRPRNKTRNFRTGSFSILSRKSAVNLNLLLDGDKGNASHPKRDAISNHDPCLGCCGTAWPGHPGSSETGSLSGTISARPKEDNPTPDRCYGCCGVTTTGSANSPGRREMGHGSSKKPASGGSSSKGAWRPVLDSKDPNQHPSQTEGDEGWPASPRGAVPPWHNHAGQ, translated from the exons ATGGGCTCTGGGCTGCTGTGGGCTGTGGCGGCTGCCCTGGCGGTGGCTGCCCTCCCTGGTCCGGGGCAGGCGGCAGAACTGCGAGAAGCTGCTTGGGAGACCaag GGTGAGCCCCCCAAAGGGGATTTGGGGACTCCGCAGCTGTACAGCACCACCACCCACCTGCGGCGCCCGAGGAACAAAACCAGGAATTTCCGGACGGGCAGCTTCTCCATCCTGAGCAGAAAAAGTGCAGTGAACTTG AACCTTCTGCTAGATGGGGACAAGGGAAACGCCAGCCACCCAAAGAGGGATGCCATCTCCAACCACGATCCTTGCCTGGGGTGCTGCGGGACTGCATGGCCTGGCCATCCGGGAAGCAGCGAG ACCGGATCCTTGTCTGGTACAATCTCGGCCCGCCCCAAGGAGGACAACCCCACCCCTGACCGCTGCTATGGGTGCTGTGGGGTGACTACGACAGGCAGTGCGAACTCCCCAGGAAGAAGAGAgatgggccacggctcctccaaGAAGCCCGCCTCAGGG GGCAGTTCCAGCAAAGGGGCCTGGAGGCCTGTGTTGGACAGCAAAGACCCCAACCAGCACCCTTCCCAGACGGAAGGAGATGAGGGCTGGCCTGCCTCCCCCAGGGGTGCTGTTCCACCCTGGCACAACCACGCAGGCCAGTGA
- the LOC143820942 gene encoding uncharacterized protein LOC143820942 has protein sequence MNMPRLLRILAALLVFLPAALASVQEPSLNEESGLRRAWCSEWHPGCFSLIANIRLEPQGVHPSLEELLKRPVSPEDSLMFASVQDERRPLETPKLTLRTRREERKVASGRRRGGKQLGTRSVCRGCFSGLMLTGRPAEGGAEQTLPNSLSESGENSSGGD, from the exons ATGAACATGCCTCGCCTGCTGCGGATACTGGCCGCACTCTTGGTTTTCCTGCCCGCTGCCCTTGCCTCGGTCCAG GAGCCTTCTCTAAATGAGGAATCCGGTCTGCGGAGAGCATGGTGTTCGGAGTGGCACCCTGGGTGCTTTTCACTTATCGCGAAC ATTCGACTAGAACCCCAAGGTGTGCACCCTTCCCTCGAGGAGCTCTTAAAg agGCCTGTATCTCCGGAAGACTCCCTGATGTTCGCCTCCGTTCAGGATGAGCGAAGGCCCTTGGAGACCCCCAAG TTGACCCTCCGGAccagaagggaggagaggaaggtggcCTCCGGGAGGCGCCGAGGGGGGAAGCAGCTGGGCACCCGGTCTGTCTGCAGGGGCTGCTTCTCGGGGCTGATGCTGACGGGACGGCCCGCCGAAGGAGGCGCTGAGCAGACCCTGCCCAACAGCCTTTCGGAGTCCGGTGAGAATTCCAGTGGGGGGGATTAG